Below is a genomic region from Cohaesibacter intestini.
GAGAATCTGATGGCCGGAATTGTCATGCAGTTTCTTGACCCATTCTTCAAACAAGTCAGAGGTGACGACCTTGCGGATGCCATCATAGCCGGATGCGAGGAAAGGCGCGCCAAGCACGCCGAGTTCTTTCTGGAAGACCGCAAGACGGCCGCCATCAACAATCACGGCAACAGGAGCGCCAGCACGGGCCTGTTCGAGCACGTCTTCATCAGGACCCAACTGGGAGTTCGGGAAGAGTTTGACTTCCAGACGACCCTCAGAGGCTTCCTTCATGTTGCTCTGGAAGGCTTCCAGACCTTTGTAGAGAGGATCAGACGTGGCAAGCGCCGTATTGATGCTCAGCGTGTAATCTGCAGCCATGGCTGTCGAGCCAAGCAAGCTGGCCATTGCACCTGCGAGAATGAGTGTACCAAGTGTTTTCTGTTTCATCAGGTTTCCCTCCCTGTTGATTGGTAATCGGGGGTCAGTTGCCCCCAGGCTCAAATAGTTCAGGCTTTTGTTGCGCAATTGTTGGTAGATCATTGATGATCCGCCGTAGGTGAGTGCGCATGGCCTGCTCTGCAGTTGCGCTATCACGATCGGCAATAGCGACCGTGATTGCACGATGTTGCTCGACCAGCTTTGCTATATTTTGCTGGCCAAGACTGAGATATCGAACACGATCCATCTGTGCCTTCTGGCTTTGAATAACGGCCCAGGCTCCAGCCTTTTTGGCGGCTTCGGCGAGGGTTTGATGGAACAGTTCATCGAGTTCGATGAAGGCGTCAGGATCACCTTGTTCGACTGCCTTTTGTTGTTGGGCAATCTGTCGACCAAGCGTGCGGTCGAGGCTGGCTTCATGCTCTTGAGCAACAAGTTTGACGATGTCAGCTTCAATCGCTTCACGCACGAAGCGCGCATCCATCACAGCATTGATGGAGATCTTGCGCACAAAGGATCCGCGGTTTGGCAAGACATTCAAGAGGCCGTCATTGGCAAGCTTGATGAAGGCCTCGCGAACAGGT
It encodes:
- a CDS encoding GntR family transcriptional regulator, which encodes MDMLEQTEIDLRLPVAPQIHQILRQRIICNQLSPGSRMSEAELATGFAVSRQPVREAFIKLANDGLLNVLPNRGSFVRKISINAVMDARFVREAIEADIVKLVAQEHEASLDRTLGRQIAQQQKAVEQGDPDAFIELDELFHQTLAEAAKKAGAWAVIQSQKAQMDRVRYLSLGQQNIAKLVEQHRAITVAIADRDSATAEQAMRTHLRRIINDLPTIAQQKPELFEPGGN